In the Silene latifolia isolate original U9 population chromosome 1, ASM4854445v1, whole genome shotgun sequence genome, GTCTCCTCAATGGTACCCTCCGTCAGAAGGAATAAACTCATCATGTACTTGTCCATTATCATTCCTTAAGGTAGCAAAGATGGTTTTTTTCGATCTCCCAAATAATAGTCGGGAACCCAAATATTTTTCATGCAAGAGCACTTTTAGTTTCGTCCCTGAGTTTTCGTGTAACCTTTTTAATTTACTGAAAAGAATCTCAGAATTCTGGTAGTTAATCTTTTCCCCATAAGCTTTCTCATAGTCGCTAATTATGTGTCAAAGTGTCGATACGCCTAGGGTCTGAGGCCTACACACTCAATAGAAGCACGTACATAACCACCGATATCCTGATGAACCACTTGAAGGGTGTTCAGGAGACGAAAATGAGGTCGTGGTTAAACCGAAATCATAGAAACACAAATAATAGCTATATATTTCTGTATTCTCGTAGTTCTGTCCAATATGCACTTTGCTAGACTGAATCATCTAATCAGGTCTTAATTTGCAAAAACGCGAACTTTATTCGGGAAcacaaaaactccggagagacggtctctcaatagcgttattgagaaaCCTCTCACATGATGGAGTGGGGGACCCACTGAATTTCTTTTTTTctctattatgtctcccactaatcTTGTCAAAAGAATTCAGtatctatttgggtcatttgtgagggaaaatggtatccgtcacttgctccgacccgtcttcagcaagactaattgttaattacacaaaatctcatttgtgacggcacgtatccgttaatttggagtgacggataccattttccctcacaaatgacccaaatagaggagagagggaagcacatgggggtgtccccaccttgtcccccctatccgtttcgtgagtggcattatccgtcacttgctccgacccgtcttcagcaagactaattgaattaattaatgcGAGGTATTATATATTGGTTCCAAAATCTTAAATGAACTATACTGTATCGAAATCAAATGCAATATATGTTATGAAAAATTGAAAACTCTTGCTCTAAACCTCTAGGTaactaataaataaatatataaatggtACTAATCCATTATGAGCCAGGAATTTAAACGGTTTGAGCCATTCTAAGTTAAACTTCTTTTGCGTGCTTAAGCGAGTCGGGCGAGTCATCGTTCCAGTCAGTTGTTTTGTAGTAACACCAATACAACATCAGCTGAATCAATCCAGAAACCGCTCCCAAACCATTCGGAACCTGTCACCAGAATGTAAACATATTACATGACCATTCTATTTTAATAATAACTGTATGAAACTTGTTTAATGTGCTAGAAACTTACCACCATCCAGATATCAAAATGGATGCAAGCATAAGCGGTCCAGCAAATTCCGTTAAGGACGTTTGTAAGAGACAGCCAAAAAGGCATGTATTTCACACTCTTTGTCAACGGTGAGAAGTACATGAGAATGTTGAAGGCAACACATAAGGCTCCCATAAACACTGTCCTTTTTTCGGTGGTGTGGAAAACATTGAAGGTAATCATCGTTACTACTAAGGTAAATATCGCCGCAAATATTAGTCCAAAGGTGATCCTTTTCTGCAACAAATATTACAAATCAAATAAGATGATTGTAAACGAGAAATAAAAGGAATATAAAGAAATTGTGACATACGTACCCTGGTAAGACACCAGCCAGTAGAGTAGAGTAAAAAGATTCCGACATAGATGACCTCTAGGCCTAACCCAATGCCGTTGATTGTGACGACTAGGATGTGATCCGGGTTGACTGTGGGAAGTCCATAGATAACCCACATCACACAGTTTAATATTGTTGCAATATATGGGTCGACACTGAATTGTTGTACTGATTTGTTCTTAATAATGTTGTACATTGTTGGTCTGCAAAAATACAATGTGCTCGTATAAACCTTGTgattatattatatattatgaatGAAAGAGACCGAGAAGGAGAAGTTAGAATAGCACATACACCGGGGAGAGAAACAGGCCGAATGTGATGACATTCCCTGAGACACGGCCAAAAATAAACCGATAATAATATTAAACATCATTCCTTGAATTCAATCGAAAAATATACAAAGTAAATAAAGAAAATTCCGCTAGGAAGCCTAGCTCTACATACATTCATgtatattaaaatttatttatacaTCTATTCTTGTCGAACTTACCGATAATTCCGAGAATGCTTCTAACAGTACTTGGATTCACCATCTTTATAATCGTACTTcaggagaataactgtttgaaaTAAAAGGATAAAGAATAACTAATATCATGATCTATGTCAATGTGACACATACACACATTAACTATTAACTACCATATTCGTGAGACATAACGAAAGAACACTATTTAACATTATAAAAGTTACGAGTAAAACATAACAAAGAAATTTGTGCTTGTTATGAACATGCATTAGTTTAAGATAAGACACGCCCCctattaataataattcaaaaataCTCGTGTAAAACAGTTCTAAACAAATTTCGTAAAACTTTGCTTTTGAAAACCATTTTTACCCACCGTATAAAATTGTATCTGGATCTATTTTACAATTATATTAAGGTGTTAAACTGTCTTACACAAGGATTACTACTTTAAACAAGCAGATAACGCACATTAATatcaacaataaattaaaaacaaagtcacgataaaaaataaaaataaagagagGGAATAAACATGTTACATGCCAAGATAATTTGTGACTATGACTCTGTGAGGTTTGTGCCCTTTTAAGATTGTAATTATACGTTAAGGGCTTGAACCTATTTATAGTGTTTAATCTGATCTTTTTTATCAGAGTTACTTGTTTGGAAAGTTTAGAAATCTTACTACAAGAATGATTTTCCATGCGGAATAGGATTGGTATTTTTGTATTCTTATCCAATcatccccttaaactaaaagaataagaaaactgcAAATTTTCCCACCTAAATGCTTTTAACTAGAAATTGGGTCTAACTTTATCTAGATATGTATTGGACCTAATATATGGTCTTTATGTGTCAAAGTATCTTATCAAACACCCCAGCTTTTATAGTTGGgccaaatttattttattcattaggtattattatctcattagtcaaatatatgtattttaaatatcataaattttctatttaaaaCATATGCATATTTTACTCATAATTAAAATCAGTGTGtgcttttcacttttttttttctttaaattttttactctgtatattgtaacaaaaattacaaaaatagttaTATGTTTCAAGTGAGTAAAAATAAGCATAAGTttttgtaattaaactaacaatcttattttttaatcataaacttgttccgagtaaaaatgtaaagttcgttctattttaattcttagtatttttacacattaacaattgtagataattacaaataaaattcaaagttcatttatatagtttttctaacatgtgcccttaggcCACATGATAAGAAGTTAAGTAGGGAAAGATTTTCAACATTATATCACTAATTATAGTAAATATGAGTTTTAATTCTAATTTGTCAtgatatattctcaacaaactttCCCTACTTAACTTCTTATCATGTGCCTTAAGGGCACGTGTTAGAAAATCCGAACATTTATTAGCTCTAATTGTTTAGTTCTCTACACATAACTttctaaaataccgtgcattcgCACGGGTTCTATACTAGTACAACTGTAAATTATTAATTAAATGAGACTAATTAAGAGAAAAATAATGGATgttaaaagaaataaattataTGCGTGTAAATCTTACAAATAGAAGTTTGGTGTTGCAAAAAAAAAAGGATAAGATCAAAAAATTGTATAATATCTAAAATATTATGGAGTATTTAAAGTGTGAATCTAATAACAACCACCGTAAATAACAGCTAGGATAAGAATATATGATGACCATATTTCTAATACTCACCATTCAGCGTCTGGCTTAAATCGAGTCGGTTTGTCATtatgttatttttatttatttgcttTTTAAATACCTAAAAATACTTACAAAAAAACGAATATAGTTGGGAAATTATTAGAGTATGGAGTAATAATTATACCACAATTATAaatatcaatttacagataattaaAAATTGATAGAATTAAAAAGTAttaaaacattaaaaaaaaatattaaaagaaACCGTCGTAATTAAAAAACGAGTTTTCGATCAAAGCTTTAACTGAGTGAGCTCAAGGCTCCGATGTAAATGACCTCGACTTATATTCGTCTATTCGGAAGACTGGACAAGACTCACACTTTGACACTTGACCTCAATCCCCACAACAGATTGCTAAATCTTCTCAATTTCCCCGCAATAACTTCCCGCCAAACCTAAACCCTAATAAATTTCCCCCAAATTTCTTACCTAATTTTCCCGCCACATTTTCTGTATAATCTTCATCACCTACTTTTCACCTCACTGTAAATCGTCATTTTCTCCAATCAATAAACAACACCAAATCACTTCCTTCTTCACTAAATCCCCAATTAATCCACTTCTTTCATCAATTCGAGTGATGAGGATTGGAGTAAGGTTGGGAATGTGGGAAGCGACGAGGTGTAGGCGGAAAATATTTCAGAGGAGATAGAATTGGTGGAAGATAAGACGGTTGGGACGGGGAGGTTGAAGGTTAATACTTCGTATTATAGTACTCTTTCcgtttcaatcatttgtttaccttttagaTTCATAGTGATCTAcattttaatcaaagataaacaaatgattgtgacGTAGGAAGTTTATAAATTTGTTGAGGTATTCCCTCCATCATTTGACAACTCTGGTAGTTCAAAATTTGATAATAATATTACGTCTCTGTTTTACAGATCTGCTACATTCTATAATGGAGCCTCAATCATGTGTCAACTTATCAAGTGTTAATTTGCAAAGCAAACTTTGTTTGGAAATGCTGATGTTTCTGAATTTTCACAAAGAATTTGACATTACTTAAAGTAATAAATATATTTGTTCCGAAATCTTAAAACAACTGTACAGTATCGAAATCAAATGCAACATAGAGTAGTTAATTCTGAAATAAAACTACTGTTCTACGCCTCAAGGTAGCTAAATTATTCTTTGTTAATACGGATATAACTATATAATACTATACTAATCAATTATACGAGCCAGGAATTAAACGATCTCAGCCATTTTAAGTTCAACTTCTTTGGGGGACACGGGCGAATCATCGTTCCAGTCAGTTGTTTTGTAGTAACGCCAATACAATAACAACTGAATCAATCCAGAAAACACTCCCAGACCATTCGGAACCTGTCACCATAATGTAAACTTATTATAGGACCGTTTTATTTCATAACTTTATATTGAAATTTGATTACTATACGGGGCTAAAAACTTACCACCATCCAGATATCAAAATGGATGAACGCATAAGCGGTCCAGCAAAGTCCGTTAAGGAAGTTGGTAAGGGACAACCAAAAGGGCATGTATTTCACACTCTTTGTTGTAATCACTTTTTTCATGACCGTCAAAGGTGAGAAATACATGATAATGTTGAAGGCAACACATAA is a window encoding:
- the LOC141591462 gene encoding bidirectional sugar transporter SWEET5-like; the protein is MVNPSTVRSILGIIGNVITFGLFLSPVPTMYNIIKNKSVQQFSVDPYIATILNCVMWVIYGLPTVNPDHILVVTINGIGLGLEVIYVGIFLLYSTGWCLTRKRITFGLIFAAIFTLVVTMITFNVFHTTEKRTVFMGALCVAFNILMYFSPLTKSVKYMPFWLSLTNVLNGICWTAYACIHFDIWMVVPNGLGAVSGLIQLMLYWCYYKTTDWNDDSPDSLKHAKEV